GCAGGGTTCTCTTCTTTTTGGTAAGCCTTGTACAAAGCCTGAATGTAGTCTTTAGGATGGTAGTAGCTGATGAATTGGAAAGCGTCGAAAATACTTTGGATAAAGTCTTCTTGCTTGATGACGGTCATGATTGTGTTCCTTTTCGGGAGTCATGGTAGGAAGGGTTTGTTTATTTTTTAAGAGACCGATTTTTCAGACGGCCTTCAATAGCGTAATAGTGCTTTCAAATGAATAATCCAGACAATATCATTTTCATACTTCATTGATTTAATTAGAATTTAATAACATATTAAATCACTTGGTTATTGATAACCTATATCTACTGGCCATTCACTTACATAGAAATAAAACTACATTATTTTTAAACGATAACCTTATTGCCAGGCCGTCTGAAAATGCTTGCCTTAAGTATCTGAGAAAAAATTTAGTAGCCTGTATTTAAAAGAAAACTACCTAAATTTCAGACGGCCTTTCTTATTCTCCAATACAATACACAATTGTAAAATCCATGTCATTTTCTCCCTCAATCTTCTTGACTGATATCAAACTTGTTTGATTTTCTGAAATTTTATAACAGTCTTTTCACTTGCTCACATATCCAAATATTATTCAATATATACAACAATCTATGCAAAATTATCTAACATATAATAATGATTTTTACTAGTAAATAGAAGAATATTTTAAAGTTTATAATAAAAAGTAATTTTATTTTACTTTTAAAATCAAATTTTTGTAATAATTTTGTCTAAATAATAGGCATATTTTGTTTACAATCTTTCCTCTATGAAACCTTAGATTGCTCCTATCTTCAAAACTACTAAATTCTGATACACTTCGACTCATAAAGATAAACATTGATTTTAAAAGAATTTCTGAGTAAATCACTTGGATATTTTCTCATACACAACATATGTAATAAAAATACAATTAATCAAATTATCCACTATTCCAACTTCCAATTTCACAGGAACAAACCATGAGTGAAAATTTGTTAACCCTGACCATAGACGGCCATGAAGTTAAAGCTTCCGCCGACTCGTCAATCATCCAAGCCTATGCCCATTCAGGCAATGCGATTACTGCCAATGTCGGCTGTATGGGTCAAGGCGTATGCGGTTCCTGCCGCTGCATGATTCGTAAAGAAGGCGAGCGCGAAGTAACAACTGCACTGGCATGCGAGACCAAAGTCGAAGAAGGCATGCAGGTCAGCTTCTTGGACTACTTCATTCCCGAGCATATCCAATATTACGACGTCAGCGAAATTGGTGATGGCTGGAACTGGTTGGACGATACCGCCAAAGCCTTCCCAGAAGCGCAAAATTGCCGTCATTGCGGCGGCTGTAATCGAGCCTGTCCTAAAGGTTTGCAAGTGGAAAACGGCGTAGCGCAGGTAGTTTCCGGCGATTTCAGTGCGGCTGCGCTGACCTTTGACCAATGCGTGATGTGCAACCTCTGCACCCTCTCCTGCCCTGAACACATCCGTCCGAACCACTTGGGCTTGTTCGCCCGCCGTATGAAAGCGGCGCGCACATTGCGTCCTGTGGATTTGATGCGCCGCCTGCGCGAAATCGACAGCGGCAAAATGAAAGTCGAATTTGAAGAGGAGTCAGTGTAATGGTTAACAAAATCCAAGGCATAGACTACGAAACTGCCCTTGCCAACCTGCGTGCGTCCTCATTGGAGCTGCGCGGCGATTTACCTGAAAAAAACGAATTACTGAGCCAATTTCACCCTGACTATCAGGCAAATGCACGTGTGAAACTGCCTATCGGCCCAAACCAAGGCGATTACTGCCATCCTGATTTGGCCAAACTCTTAATCAGTCAGCCTCTGATTGACGACTATAATTTGTCGGGTGCTGAACACTTGAACACTGACGTATTGGTAATTGGCGGTGGCGGTGCAGGCGCGGCAGCGGCATTGTCTGCGACTGAAGCCGGCGCACGCGTCATCATGGCGAACAAACTGCGTATCGGCGACAGTAATACCGTGATGGCCGAAGGTGGCATTCAAGCTGCGGTCGGCGCGGAAGACAGCCTGCAACAACACTTTGACGACACCATCAAAGGCGGCCACAACGTCGGCAAAAAAGAATTGGTTGCCCAGATGGTTACTGATGCGCCGTCCGCTATCCGCTGGCTGATTGGCTTGGGCATGACTTTCGACCTTGCCAAAGGCGCAGACAGTAATGGCATGTTGAGCCGCAAACGCGCAGGCGGTACGACCGTGCCGCGTATTTTGAGCTACCGCGACTTTACCGGCCTCGAAATGATGCGCGTACTGCGCGAAGCAGTCGAACTCGACGAAAACATCACCCAGCTCAACCGCCACCCCGCCATCGAATTATTGTCGGACGAACACGGACGCTGCGTCGGCGCGATTTTGTACGATTTGGAAAAACGCTCTTTGGTATTGGTTCACGCCAAAGCCGTAGTATTGGCAACCGGCGGCAGCGGACGCCTGCATTTGCAAGGTTTTGCCACTTCCAACCACTATGGCGCGACTGCAGACGGCCTGGTAATGGCTTACCGTATCGGCGCCAAACTGCGCGATGTCGATTCTTTCCAATATCACCCAACCGGCGTTGCCCACCCTCCACACTTGGCAGGCGCGCTGATTTCTGAAGCCGTGCGCTCCGCAGGCACCAAACTGGTCAACGGTTTGGGCGAACGTTTCGTTGACGAATTACAACCGCGCGACGTTGTTGCCGCTGCGATTCTGCGCGAATGCCGCGAAGGCCGCGGCGTGGTGCGCGACGGTCAAGTCGGCGTGTTCCTCGACACCCCGCGCCTGATTGCCAACGACCCCGATGTATTGAACCGTTTGGTAACACTCGGCCACGTCGCCCACAAATGCGGCATCGACCCTGCTGTTGAGCCGATGATGATTCATCCGACCCTGCACTATCAAAACGGCGGCGTAGAAATCAACGGCGACGGCGCGACCTGCGTGGAAGGCCTCTATTGCGCCGGTGAAGTAACCGGCGGCATCCACGGCCGCAACCGCCTGATGGGCAATGCGCTTCTGGACATCATCAGCTTCGGCCGCCGTGCCGGTAAAGCCGCGGCAAATTGTGGCCTGCCGCTGAAAAAAGTACGCGGCGGTGTCGGTCACGTCCACGATCTGCAACGCGAAATGACCCGCGCCGGTCTGACCAGCGACATCAAAGCCCCCGTTTTATATCCCGACTACGGCAAATTCGATTTGCGCGAACACGCCGGTTTGCAGGAGCAACAATCATGAATCAAGCCAATCAAAACTTACTGCATCCTTCCCGCCAAGTCGGCGCAGATTTAGCCGCGTGGCGCAAAGTAGGCGGCGGCGAAGGCTTGCTGGCTGCGCTTGCCGATCCACAAAGCATTGTTTCCAAACTGCAAGATGCCAATCTTTGCGGTATGGGCGGTGCAGGTTTCCCGACTTGGCGCAAATGGGAGGCTGCCGTTGCCGCCCAAAGCAAAAATGGCGACAAATACGTCGTCTGCAATGCCAACGAAGACGAACCGGGTACATTTAAAGACCGTGTACTGCTGGCAAATACGCCGCACCAAGTCATCGAAGGCGTCCTAATTGCCGCCGTTGCCTGCCGTGCCAATAAAGCGATTTTGTACGTCAATCCGCATCAAACCGACTCCATCGCTTCCATCACACCGGCCATTGAGCAATGGAAAAACAGCGATTTGTTTATCCGTATCGAAAACTACTTGGGTAAACCTTTAGACCTGCAACTGGTCGAAACTTCAGGCCGTTATATCGGCGGCGAAGAAACTGCCGTGATTTCATGGCTGGAAGGCGGTTTCCCCTTCCCTCGCCGCAAGCCGCCTTTCCCTGCCGAAAGCGGTGTCAACGGTGAGCCGACCCTTATCAACAATACCGAAACCTTCGCCAATATTCCGCAAATCCTTGCCAAAGGCGCGGAATGGTACAAATCTTTGGGTTTGGGCGATGCGGCCGGTACAAAACTCTACTCGCTCTCCGGCGACGTATTGAATCCGGGCCTGTACGAGCTTCCGATGGGCACGACCCTGCAATCGCTGATTTACGATCACGGCGGCGGTATGCTCGAAGGGCGCACGTTTAAAGCCGTCTTCACCGGCGGCCCGTCAAACACGCTTTTGACCGTAAAAGATTTGGACGTGCCTTTGGACTTCGTTTCCGTACGCGAACGCAAATCCAGCCTCGGTACCGGCGCGATGATTGTGATTTCCGAAGGCACCAGCGTGGTGCGCAAAGTGGCCGAGTATGTGGAATTTTTCGCTTCCAACTCATGCGGTCAATGCCCGCCGTGCAAAGGCGGCACATTCCAGCTTTCCCGCCTGCTCAACCGCGTGGACACCGGCATCGGCACTCCCGACGATCTGCGCGCCCTGCAAAGCCTGTGCCAACTGTTGCCACGAAGCGGTCGTTGCGGTTTGATTGACGGCGCGGTTACCGTGTTGCAAAGCTCGCTGCGCACCTTCCCCGAAGAGTACGGCCTGCCGCAAGAACAGGAATAAAACGGCGTTGTTTTCAGACGGCCTGTTACTGTAAAGGCCGTCTGAAAAACGATACCCTACTCCCATTCTCTTCTTTCCAAGATTGAAGAGAAACCCAATAAGAAAAATACCTTCCGAACCTACCAAAATACGTTCAGACAGGCTTAAGCGACACTCAGGCCGTCTGAAAACCGATTTCCCAATACTTCAATCCTCAAATTAGGAGATTCAACATGGGCTTCAAGCCAATTCCTGCTGCGGTCGCACTTGTGCTGACGCTGCTTATCTGGTTCGTTATCCCCGTTCCTCAAGGCGTATCGCCTGACGCATGGCATCTTTTGGCATTGTTTGTCGGCATCATTGCCGGCATCATCGGCAAAGCCATGCCTATCGGCGCAATGGCGATTTTGGGCATTACCTTGGTTGCACTGACCGGTGTGACCAACGAAAAAGCCGCCGACGCAACCAAAGACGCTCTGAGCAGCCTCAACAACTCGCTCATCTGGATGATTGGTATCGCCATCATCATCTCGCGCGGTTTGTTGAAAACCGGCTTGGGGATGCGTATCGGCTACCTGCTGATCTCCCTTTTCGGCAAACGCACGCTGGGCGTAGGTTACAGCTTGGCATTGGCCGACTTGGTCATCGGTCCGGTAACGCCAAGTAATACCGCGCGCGGCGGTGCAATCGTGCATCCGATTATGAAATCCATTGCCTTAAGCTTCGACTCCGATCCTGAAAAAGGTACGGAAGGCAAAATCGGCAAATACCTTTCACTGGTCAACTTTCACTCCAACGTGATTACCTGTCTGATTTTTATCACTGCCACCGCACCTAATCCGCTGGTAGTCGAATTGGTTGCCAAAGCCACTAATTCGGAAATCCAACTCTCTTGGGGTACTTGGTTCTTGGCGATGGTCGTACCCGGCCTGCTTGCTATGCTACTGATGCCGCTGGTGCTGTATTTCCTGTATCCGCCCGAAATCAAACAAACCCCCAACGCCACTGCATTGGCAAAAGAGCATTTGGCTGCCATGGGGCCGATGAAGCGTGAAGAAAAAATCATGCTGGGCATTTTCCTGGTTCTGCTGCTGTTGTGGGCGGGTATTCCTGAAATGCTATTCGGCGTGAAAGTGGACGCTACCGCCACCACCTTCCTCGGCTTGAGCCTGTGCCTGTTGACCGGCGTACTGACTTGGGAAGATGCGCTAAAAGAAAAAAGCGCGTGGGACACCATTGTTTGGTTTGCTGCCTTGGTTATGATGGCAAACTTCCTCAACAAACTGGGCCTCATCAGCTGGTTATCCGACTCCATGCAAAGCGGTATCGCCCACATGGGCTTGGGTTGGGAAGCCGGTTGTGCCCTGTTGATGCTGGCCTACCTCTACGCCCACTACGTTTTCGCCAGCGGCACGGCACACGTTACCGCCATGTTCGGCGCATTCTACGGCGCAGGCTTGGCCTTGGGTGCACCACCGATGCTGTTTGCCCTGGTTATGGCAGCCGCTACCGGCATCATGATGTCGCTGACCCACTACGCTACCGGTTCTGCACCTGTCATTTACGGCTCCAACTACGTCAACATGACCGAATGGTGGAAAGCCGGCTTCATCATGAGCGTGCTTGAAATCCTGATTTTCGGCACTGTCGGTATCTTGTGGTGGAAAGCCTTGGGCTATTGGTAATCCTTTAGCCGATTGAAAAATCAGGCTGTCTGAAACTCCAATTTCAGACGGCCTTTTGTTACAATTTCATTTTTACCGAACACACTCGATTACCGTGAAAATACTTATTCTCGGCAGCGGCCAAGTCGGCTCGACCGTCGCCCAAAACCTCGCCTCCGTTCCCAGCAACGACGTTACCATCATCGACATCGACGAAAAAGCGCTCAACCGCATCAGCAGCCGCCTCGATGTCCAAACCATCGTCGGCAACGGCGCATCGCCCTTTACCCTCGAACAGGCAGGCGCGGCGGACTCCGACCTCCTGCTTGCCCTGACCCGCAGCGACGAAACCAACATCGTTGCCTCCAAAATCGCCGCCGACCTGTTCAACATCCCCAGCCGCATCGCACGCGTACGCTCAAGCGAATACCTCGAATATCCGGTTGCCGGCAGCGACAACCCCGAAGAAGGCAGCCTCAACATCTTCGGCATTACCGAAACCATCAGCCCCGAACAACTGGTTACCGAACAACTTGTCGGCCTGCTCAACTACACCAGCTCATTGCAGGTACTCAGCTTTGCCAACGACCAAGTCCGCATGGTGATTGTTCAAGCCCGCAAAGGCGGTTTGCTGATCGGCCGTGAAATTGCCGACATCAACCAACACCTGCTCGAAGGCGTGGACTGCCAAATCTGCGCCATCTACCGCAACAACCGCCTGATCGTCCCTACCCCGCAAACCGTCATCATCGAAGGCGATGAAGTCCTGTTTGCCGCCGACATCAACAGCGTGGAAGCCATCATGCGCGAATTGCGTCCGAAAGAAGCGCGTACCCGCCGCATCATGATCGCCGGCGGCGGCAACATCGGCTACCGCCTCGCCAAGCAGCTCGAATCCAAATACGACATCAAAATCATCGAATACAAACCCCACCGCGCCGAATGGCTGGCCGAAAATCTGGACAACACCCTCGTCCTGCAAGGTTCCGCCACCGACGAAACCCTGCTGGATGAAGAATACATCGACGAAATCGACGTCTTCTGCGCGCTGACCAATGATGACGAAAACAACATCATGTCCAGTCTGTTGGCGAAAAACCTTGGCGCCAAACGCGTGATTACCATCGTCAACCGCTCAAGCTACGTCGATTTGCTCGAAGGCAACAAAATCGATATCGTCGTTTCCCCCCACCTGATTACCATCGGCTCCATCCTCGCCCACATCCGCCGTGGCGACGTCGTTGCCGTCCATCCTTTGCGCCGCGGTACAGCCGAAGCTATTGAAGTGGTGGTACACGGCGACAAAAACACTTCCGCCATCGTCGGCCGCCGCATCAGCGGCATCAAATGGCCAAGCGACTGCTACATCGCCGCCATCGTCCGCGGCGCAACCGGCGAGGTCATCATGGGACACCACACCGAAACCATCCTCCAAGACGGCGACCACATTATCTTCTTCGTTTCACGCCGCCGCGTTCTGCCGGAGCTGGAAAAACTCATTCAAGTCAAAATGGGCTTTTTCGGTTAAACCCAAAATCCGTTTGCTTGAAGCGATAAAAAGGCCGTCTGAAAACCTTTTCAGACGGCCTTTATTTCTTGTTTTATTTACGCTTTGGCAACACTGTTTTTACGACCAAACCAAACAAAACCAATCACACCCAATACAATCATCGGCACGCTCAACCATTGACCCATGGACAAACCCAAAGTCAGCAGGCCGAGATAGTCGTCAGGCTGACGGGCAAATTCGGCAATAAAGCGGAACAAACCGTAACCGCCCAAGAACAATGCCGCCGTTTGTCCGGCCGGACGTGGTTTTTTCGAGAAAATCCAAACGATGACAAACAGGCAAATGCCTTCAAGGGCAAACTGGTAAAGCTGAGACGGATGGCGCGGCAGCATGCCGTATTGTTGCAGCCATTCGGCCCACAAAGGATTGTGCGCCGCAGCCTCCGCATCTTCGTAACGCGCTTGCGGAAAACCCATTGCCCAAAAAGCATTGAGTTCGGTCACGCGTCCCCAAAGTTCGCCGTTGATAAAGTTGCCGATACGGCCGGAAGCCAAGCCCAGCGGTACGAGCGGCGCAACGGTATCCATCAATTTCAAGATACTGATGTTGTGCTTGCGGCCAAACAGCCACATGGCAACGACCACGCCCAAGAAGCCGCCGTGAAACGACATACCGCCTTCCCATACTTTGAAAATATCCAACGGGTTGGCAAGATAGTCGGAAAATTTATAAAACAAAACGTAGCCGATACGGCCGCCCAAGATGACGCCCAAGATACCCCAAGTCAGGAAATCGTCGAGTGTTTCTTTGGTAAACACAGAATTGCCCTGCGCGATACGGCGGCGGCCCAAAATCGTAAACAGGATAAAGCCGACGATATAGCTCAAGGCATACCAGCGGATGGCAAGCGGGCCGATGCTGATCAGCACCGGATCAAACTGGGGATGTATCATCATAATGTGTGTTCCTTATCTCAAAGGCCGTCTGAAAGCCTGAACTTTCAGACGGCCTGTATGCGGTGTCGGATGGTTTAACGCAAATCGCCAACCACATTCAAAATAGCAGACAGCATTGCCTCGCCCAAGCGCAGCGAGCGTTGGCCATTCCAGCCGAAATCGTCGTCCGGCAGGTTGGCATTGTCTTTAAACGGCATTTCCAAAGTATAGGCAAGGCAGTTGAAATGATTGCCGACCCAGTTGGTCGCCAAAGTCATGTTTGCCTGACCCGGCGCATCTTTGTCATAGCCGTAATCGTCTTGGAAATCTGGGCTGGCATTGAGCAACGCCAGTTTGAATTGGTCTTCCAAGGCTTCGATGCGCTCGTTGTAGTTCGGCACGCCTTCGGTACCGGCCACAAAGACAAACGGCAGACCTTCATCGCCATGAATATCCAAGAACAAATCCACGCCGGTTTCCATCATTTTTTCGCGGACGGCAAAGACTTCGGGGCTTCGCTCCAAAGTCGGTGTTTCCCATTCGCGGTTGAGGTTGGCGCCGGCGGCATTGGTGCGCAGATTACCCAAAACCGAGCCGTCCGGATTCATATTCGGCACAATGTAGAAAGTCGCGCGGTCAAGCAGCATGCGCGCGGTCGGATCTTGCGGATCAAGCAGACGGCCCAGCAAACCTTCGACAAACCATTCCGCCATGGTTTCGCCCGGATGTTGGCGAGCGATAATCCAAACTTTCATGTCGCTTTCGACTTGGTTGCCGATGGTCAGAAGATTGATGTCGCGGCCTTGAACGGTACTGCCCAAGTCGTCGATACGGCACAAACCGCTTCCCTGAGCATCGCCCAAAAGGTTCAAATGCTGCTCGTGGGAATAAGGCTCGAAATAAGCGTAGTAAACGCTGTTGGACAAAGGCGTATGGTTGATGGTCAACACGCCGTTTTCGTAGCTTGTTGGCACGCGAAACCAATTTTGGCGGTCGTAAGAAGCACAAGCCTGATAGTCCTCCCAGCCCAAAGGATACGCAGCGTCCGCCGCATTTTCAAAATGCATCACGCAGTTTTGATAGGCCGCACCCTGTAAACGGAAGTAAAACCATTGGGCAAACTCCGAAGCATTGTCGGGACGCAGGGCGAGGCGGATATCGGCAGGGTTGCTCAAGTCTTTGACAACGACCGAACCGGCATCGAATTGGGTGCTGATTTTCATCATGGGTATCCTTAGTAATCGGCGAAGAGGCCGAAGCAAACCGTCATTTTACCGTTTGCATGAGGCTGGTTTCAACCATTTAACTGATTTAACAGGATTTCAAGTGCTTGGAAATATTGTTTCAGACGGCCTTTGGGATTAAGATAAAGGCCGAAATCATGAAACAAGGTTGAAACCATGACCCAGCAACAATCTGTCTCCCCTGCCATCAAAGCGCGCGTCCTTGCCGAATCTTTACCTTATATCCGCCGTTTTTCCGGCTCCATCATCGTCATCAAATACGGCGGCAACGCCATGACCGAGTCGGCCTTAAAAGAGGGTTTCGCACGCGATGTCGTCCTGCTCAAACTGATCGGCCTGCATCCCGTCATCGTTCACGGCGGCGGTCCGCAAATCAATGAAATGCTGGAAAAAGTCGGCAAAAAAGGAGAGTTCGTTCAAGGCATGCGCGTGACCGACAGCGAAACCATGGACATCGTAGAAATGGTTTTGGGCGGACACGTTAATAAAGAAATCGTTTCCATGATTACCACCTTCGGCGGTCGCGCCGTCGGCATTACCGGCCGGGACAACCACTTCATCAAAGCAGAAAAACTCCTGATCGACACGCCCGAACAAAAAGGCGTGGACATCGGCCAAGTCGGCACAGTGGCCGATATCGACACCCGTTTGGTGGAAGGTTTGGTCGAGCGCGGCTGCATTCCTGTCATCGCACCCATCGGCGTAGGTCAAAACGGCGAAGCGTTCAACATCAATGCCGACTTGGTTGCCGGCAAACTGGCGGAAAAACTTCAGGCCGAAAAACTGCTGATGATGACCAATATTCCCGGCGTACTGGATAAAGAAGGCAAATTATTGACCACCCTGACGCCAAGCCGCATTGACGAACTGATTGAAGACGGCACGCTGTACGGCGGTATGCTGCCTAAAATTGCCTCTGCCGTCGAAGCCGCCAAAAGCGGCGTCAAAGCCACGCATATCATAGACGGCCGCGTTCCAAACGCCCTGCTCTTGGAAGTGCTGACCGATGACGGCGTAGGCTCGATGATTTTGGGAGCAGGCTAATCTGGTTTTCAGACGGCCTTATGCCTTATTTAATCAGCTTTTCACCCTAAAAAGGGTAAAAAATGTTACACTATACGGCTTATGTTTGTTTGAACGATATTGACGTGAAACAAACTTACAGTCGGTTTCATACCGACTCCGATGCCATACTTGGCAAAGACGGTATAATGTCTGCATTCATCAGACTTTGGCAATCATCCTTAAGGCCGTCTGAAACGTAACAAAGCTACTTTTCTTTTACTATCCTATTTGGAGATATTCATGAGCGCAATCGTTGATATTTTTGCACGCGAAATTTTGGACTCCCGCGGCAACCCTACTGTAGAGTGTGACGTATTGTTGGAATCCGGCGTCATGGGACGCGCAGCCGTACCTAGCGGCGCATCAACCGGCCAAAAAGAAGCTTTGGAACTGCGTGACGGCGACAAATCCCGTTACTTGGGCAAAGGCGTATTGAAAGCCGTTGACCACGTAAACAACCAAATCGCGCAAGCCCTCATCGGTATCGATGCCAACGAACAATCTTATATCGACCAAATCATGATCGAATTGGACGGTACTGAAAACAAAGGCAACTTGGGTGCCAACGCCACTTTGGCCGTTTCTATGGCCGTAGCACGCGCAGCCGCTGAAGATGCAGGCCTGCCTCTGTATCGTTACTTGGGCGGCGCAGGCCCAATGGCTCTGCCTGCTCCAATGATGAACGTTATCAACGGCGGCGAACATGCCAACAACAGCCTGAACATCCAAGAATTCATGATTATGCCTGTCGGCGCAAAATCTTTCCGCGAAGCCCTGCGTTGCGGCGCCGAAATCTTCCACGCACTGAAAAAACTGTGTGATGCCAAAGGCTTCCCAACCACCGTGGGCGACGAAGGCGGTTTCGCACCTAACTTGAACAGCCACAAAGAAGCCCTGCAACTGATCGTAGAAGCCACTGAAGCCGCAGGCTACAAAGCAGGCGAAGACGTATTGTTCGCCCTGGACTGCGCATCCAGCGAGTTCTATAAAGACGGTCAATATCATCTGGAAGCCGAAGGCCGCTCTTACACCAGCGCAGAATTTGCCGAATACTTGGAAGGCCTGGTTAACGAATTCCCAATCATTTCCATCGAAGACGGCATGGACGAAAACGACTGGGAAGGCTGGAAACTGCTGACCGAAAAA
This genomic interval from Neisseria sp. Marseille-Q5346 contains the following:
- a CDS encoding 4Fe-4S dicluster domain-containing protein, translating into MSENLLTLTIDGHEVKASADSSIIQAYAHSGNAITANVGCMGQGVCGSCRCMIRKEGEREVTTALACETKVEEGMQVSFLDYFIPEHIQYYDVSEIGDGWNWLDDTAKAFPEAQNCRHCGGCNRACPKGLQVENGVAQVVSGDFSAAALTFDQCVMCNLCTLSCPEHIRPNHLGLFARRMKAARTLRPVDLMRRLREIDSGKMKVEFEEESV
- a CDS encoding FAD-binding protein — its product is MVNKIQGIDYETALANLRASSLELRGDLPEKNELLSQFHPDYQANARVKLPIGPNQGDYCHPDLAKLLISQPLIDDYNLSGAEHLNTDVLVIGGGGAGAAAALSATEAGARVIMANKLRIGDSNTVMAEGGIQAAVGAEDSLQQHFDDTIKGGHNVGKKELVAQMVTDAPSAIRWLIGLGMTFDLAKGADSNGMLSRKRAGGTTVPRILSYRDFTGLEMMRVLREAVELDENITQLNRHPAIELLSDEHGRCVGAILYDLEKRSLVLVHAKAVVLATGGSGRLHLQGFATSNHYGATADGLVMAYRIGAKLRDVDSFQYHPTGVAHPPHLAGALISEAVRSAGTKLVNGLGERFVDELQPRDVVAAAILRECREGRGVVRDGQVGVFLDTPRLIANDPDVLNRLVTLGHVAHKCGIDPAVEPMMIHPTLHYQNGGVEINGDGATCVEGLYCAGEVTGGIHGRNRLMGNALLDIISFGRRAGKAAANCGLPLKKVRGGVGHVHDLQREMTRAGLTSDIKAPVLYPDYGKFDLREHAGLQEQQS
- a CDS encoding NADH-ubiquinone oxidoreductase-F iron-sulfur binding region domain-containing protein; the protein is MNQANQNLLHPSRQVGADLAAWRKVGGGEGLLAALADPQSIVSKLQDANLCGMGGAGFPTWRKWEAAVAAQSKNGDKYVVCNANEDEPGTFKDRVLLANTPHQVIEGVLIAAVACRANKAILYVNPHQTDSIASITPAIEQWKNSDLFIRIENYLGKPLDLQLVETSGRYIGGEETAVISWLEGGFPFPRRKPPFPAESGVNGEPTLINNTETFANIPQILAKGAEWYKSLGLGDAAGTKLYSLSGDVLNPGLYELPMGTTLQSLIYDHGGGMLEGRTFKAVFTGGPSNTLLTVKDLDVPLDFVSVRERKSSLGTGAMIVISEGTSVVRKVAEYVEFFASNSCGQCPPCKGGTFQLSRLLNRVDTGIGTPDDLRALQSLCQLLPRSGRCGLIDGAVTVLQSSLRTFPEEYGLPQEQE
- a CDS encoding anion permease — protein: MGFKPIPAAVALVLTLLIWFVIPVPQGVSPDAWHLLALFVGIIAGIIGKAMPIGAMAILGITLVALTGVTNEKAADATKDALSSLNNSLIWMIGIAIIISRGLLKTGLGMRIGYLLISLFGKRTLGVGYSLALADLVIGPVTPSNTARGGAIVHPIMKSIALSFDSDPEKGTEGKIGKYLSLVNFHSNVITCLIFITATAPNPLVVELVAKATNSEIQLSWGTWFLAMVVPGLLAMLLMPLVLYFLYPPEIKQTPNATALAKEHLAAMGPMKREEKIMLGIFLVLLLLWAGIPEMLFGVKVDATATTFLGLSLCLLTGVLTWEDALKEKSAWDTIVWFAALVMMANFLNKLGLISWLSDSMQSGIAHMGLGWEAGCALLMLAYLYAHYVFASGTAHVTAMFGAFYGAGLALGAPPMLFALVMAAATGIMMSLTHYATGSAPVIYGSNYVNMTEWWKAGFIMSVLEILIFGTVGILWWKALGYW
- the trkA gene encoding Trk system potassium transporter TrkA encodes the protein MKILILGSGQVGSTVAQNLASVPSNDVTIIDIDEKALNRISSRLDVQTIVGNGASPFTLEQAGAADSDLLLALTRSDETNIVASKIAADLFNIPSRIARVRSSEYLEYPVAGSDNPEEGSLNIFGITETISPEQLVTEQLVGLLNYTSSLQVLSFANDQVRMVIVQARKGGLLIGREIADINQHLLEGVDCQICAIYRNNRLIVPTPQTVIIEGDEVLFAADINSVEAIMRELRPKEARTRRIMIAGGGNIGYRLAKQLESKYDIKIIEYKPHRAEWLAENLDNTLVLQGSATDETLLDEEYIDEIDVFCALTNDDENNIMSSLLAKNLGAKRVITIVNRSSYVDLLEGNKIDIVVSPHLITIGSILAHIRRGDVVAVHPLRRGTAEAIEVVVHGDKNTSAIVGRRISGIKWPSDCYIAAIVRGATGEVIMGHHTETILQDGDHIIFFVSRRRVLPELEKLIQVKMGFFG
- the lgt gene encoding prolipoprotein diacylglyceryl transferase; this encodes MMIHPQFDPVLISIGPLAIRWYALSYIVGFILFTILGRRRIAQGNSVFTKETLDDFLTWGILGVILGGRIGYVLFYKFSDYLANPLDIFKVWEGGMSFHGGFLGVVVAMWLFGRKHNISILKLMDTVAPLVPLGLASGRIGNFINGELWGRVTELNAFWAMGFPQARYEDAEAAAHNPLWAEWLQQYGMLPRHPSQLYQFALEGICLFVIVWIFSKKPRPAGQTAALFLGGYGLFRFIAEFARQPDDYLGLLTLGLSMGQWLSVPMIVLGVIGFVWFGRKNSVAKA
- a CDS encoding M14-type cytosolic carboxypeptidase encodes the protein MMKISTQFDAGSVVVKDLSNPADIRLALRPDNASEFAQWFYFRLQGAAYQNCVMHFENAADAAYPLGWEDYQACASYDRQNWFRVPTSYENGVLTINHTPLSNSVYYAYFEPYSHEQHLNLLGDAQGSGLCRIDDLGSTVQGRDINLLTIGNQVESDMKVWIIARQHPGETMAEWFVEGLLGRLLDPQDPTARMLLDRATFYIVPNMNPDGSVLGNLRTNAAGANLNREWETPTLERSPEVFAVREKMMETGVDLFLDIHGDEGLPFVFVAGTEGVPNYNERIEALEDQFKLALLNASPDFQDDYGYDKDAPGQANMTLATNWVGNHFNCLAYTLEMPFKDNANLPDDDFGWNGQRSLRLGEAMLSAILNVVGDLR
- the argB gene encoding acetylglutamate kinase: MTQQQSVSPAIKARVLAESLPYIRRFSGSIIVIKYGGNAMTESALKEGFARDVVLLKLIGLHPVIVHGGGPQINEMLEKVGKKGEFVQGMRVTDSETMDIVEMVLGGHVNKEIVSMITTFGGRAVGITGRDNHFIKAEKLLIDTPEQKGVDIGQVGTVADIDTRLVEGLVERGCIPVIAPIGVGQNGEAFNINADLVAGKLAEKLQAEKLLMMTNIPGVLDKEGKLLTTLTPSRIDELIEDGTLYGGMLPKIASAVEAAKSGVKATHIIDGRVPNALLLEVLTDDGVGSMILGAG